From Candidatus Afararchaeum irisae, the proteins below share one genomic window:
- a CDS encoding DUF433 domain-containing protein — protein sequence MTVVKTEDTLGGEPRLEGRRVSVIQIADMVIKNGESPEYVADQLELGLDEVHEALAYYYRHPDEMEKIRERHRELEEELIKMSNAPEKAE from the coding sequence ATGACAGTTGTAAAGACTGAAGACACACTCGGAGGTGAGCCACGTCTTGAGGGTAGACGTGTCTCGGTGATACAGATAGCCGATATGGTTATTAAAAACGGTGAGTCCCCAGAATATGTAGCCGATCAGCTCGAGTTAGGACTCGATGAAGTACACGAAGCTCTAGCGTATTACTACCGCCATCCTGACGAGATGGAGAAGATACGTGAGAGACACAGAGAGCTAGAGGAGGAGCTGATCAAGATGTCAAATGCCCCTGAAAAAGCTGAA